One window of the Natrinema sp. CBA1119 genome contains the following:
- the tgtA gene encoding tRNA guanosine(15) transglycosylase TgtA produces the protein MRESFEVRDTDAGGRIGELTVPRADVTVETPALLPVINPNLDTISPRRLATEFGAEILITNSYIIHGDDTLHERALEEGLHALLDFPGAIMTDSGSFQLSEYGSIDVTTEEILAFQHEIGSDIATPVDIPTPPDVSHERAETDLETTQKRLEIAEAADTGEMLISAPVQGSTYPDLRERAGRHADGTDLDVFPVGAVVPLLNDYRYDDMIDVVAAAKRGLGADAPVHLFGAGHPMMFALAVAAGCDLFDSAAYALYARDDRYLTVRGTRQLADLEYLPCSCAVCTAHSPDELRALPDDERESELAAHNLHVTFAEIRRIKEAIRAGNLLELVEQRARAHPTMLDGYRTLLDHAAQLERSDPVSKGSFFYTSHESARRPEVVRHHERLERLSVPDSLLLTEGDSPRSDEFDDSWRVEPPFGPFPRALSRSYPLTAEVPERTDRAALEAAADGVARLVEVNPDAALTLAHRGWPAGVLERVPDSVDLVDLRSTDGR, from the coding sequence ATGCGCGAGTCTTTCGAAGTCCGGGACACCGACGCTGGCGGTCGCATCGGGGAACTCACCGTCCCCCGTGCCGACGTCACCGTCGAGACCCCGGCGCTGCTGCCGGTGATTAATCCGAATCTGGATACGATCAGCCCTCGCCGGCTCGCCACGGAGTTCGGCGCGGAGATCCTGATCACGAACTCCTACATCATCCACGGCGACGATACCCTTCACGAACGCGCCCTCGAGGAGGGTCTGCACGCCCTCCTGGATTTCCCGGGTGCGATCATGACCGACTCCGGCTCCTTTCAGCTGTCGGAATACGGCTCCATCGACGTGACGACCGAGGAGATCCTCGCCTTCCAGCACGAGATCGGCTCCGATATCGCCACGCCGGTCGACATTCCGACCCCACCGGACGTCTCCCACGAACGAGCTGAAACCGACCTCGAGACCACGCAGAAGCGACTCGAGATCGCCGAGGCCGCCGACACCGGCGAGATGCTCATCAGCGCGCCGGTGCAGGGGTCGACCTATCCGGACCTCCGCGAGCGCGCCGGTCGACACGCCGACGGGACCGATCTCGACGTCTTTCCGGTCGGCGCGGTCGTCCCGCTGCTGAACGACTACCGGTACGACGACATGATCGACGTCGTCGCCGCCGCCAAGCGCGGGCTCGGTGCCGACGCGCCGGTCCACCTCTTCGGTGCCGGCCACCCCATGATGTTCGCGCTCGCCGTCGCCGCGGGCTGTGACCTGTTCGACTCGGCGGCCTACGCGCTCTACGCCCGCGACGACCGCTATCTGACGGTGCGGGGAACCCGCCAGCTCGCGGATCTCGAGTATCTCCCCTGTTCGTGTGCCGTCTGTACCGCTCACTCGCCCGACGAACTCCGCGCGCTGCCCGACGACGAACGCGAGTCGGAACTGGCCGCCCACAACCTCCACGTCACCTTCGCCGAAATCCGCCGGATCAAGGAGGCGATCCGCGCCGGCAACCTGCTCGAACTCGTCGAGCAGCGCGCCCGCGCCCACCCGACGATGCTCGACGGCTACCGCACGCTACTCGACCACGCCGCCCAACTCGAGCGCTCGGATCCCGTCTCGAAGGGCTCGTTTTTCTACACCTCCCACGAGAGCGCGCGCCGCCCGGAAGTCGTCCGCCACCACGAGCGCCTCGAGCGGCTGTCCGTCCCCGACTCCCTGCTACTCACGGAGGGAGATTCCCCGCGAAGCGACGAGTTCGACGATTCCTGGCGCGTCGAGCCGCCGTTCGGACCGTTCCCCCGGGCGCTCTCGAGGAGCTATCCCCTCACCGCGGAAGTCCCCGAGCGGACCGATCGGGCGGCGCTCGAGGCCGCGGCCGACGGCGTCGCTCGGCTCGTCGAGGTGAATCCGGACGCTGCGCTCACGCTCGCACATCGGGGATGGCCCGCGGGCGTCCTCGAGCGCGTTCCGGACTCCGTCGACCTAGTCGATCTCCGGAGTACCGACGGCCGGTGA